The following coding sequences are from one Pseudonocardia sp. HH130630-07 window:
- a CDS encoding beta-phosphoglucomutase family hydrolase gives MLGLPDGARACLFDLDGVLTDTASVHAAAWKQMFDEYLRSRDGDAFRPFDVAADYGPYVDGKPRLDGTRSFLASRGIELPEGDRDDSADTETLWGLSTRKNELVQVKIREGVDVYPGSRRYLEAVRDAGLLAAVVSSSANAEQILRVTGLEEFIDHRVDGVVARERSLPGKPAPDTFVAAAADLGVERSAAVVFEDALAGVEAGRAGGFGAVVGVDRLDQAAALREHGADVVVTDLADLLERP, from the coding sequence ATGCTGGGGCTGCCCGACGGCGCACGTGCATGCCTGTTCGATCTGGACGGCGTGCTGACCGACACCGCAAGCGTCCACGCCGCGGCGTGGAAACAGATGTTCGACGAGTACCTCCGATCGCGTGACGGGGACGCATTCCGCCCGTTCGACGTCGCGGCCGACTACGGTCCGTACGTGGACGGCAAGCCGCGGCTGGACGGCACGCGCAGCTTCCTGGCCTCGCGCGGTATCGAGCTGCCCGAGGGCGACCGGGACGACTCCGCGGACACCGAGACCCTCTGGGGCCTGTCGACCCGCAAGAACGAGCTGGTCCAGGTCAAGATCCGGGAGGGGGTCGACGTGTACCCCGGCTCCCGTCGTTACCTGGAGGCGGTACGCGACGCCGGTCTGCTGGCCGCCGTCGTCTCCTCCAGCGCCAACGCCGAGCAGATCCTGCGGGTGACCGGGCTCGAGGAGTTCATCGACCACCGGGTCGACGGCGTCGTCGCCCGCGAGCGTTCCCTGCCCGGCAAACCCGCCCCCGACACCTTCGTCGCCGCGGCCGCCGACCTGGGGGTCGAGCGGTCGGCGGCGGTGGTGTTCGAGGACGCGCTGGCCGGTGTGGAGGCCGGCCGCGCGGGAGGCTTCGGCGCCGTCGTCGGCGTCGACCGCCTCGACCAGGCCGCCGCGCTCCGTGAGCACGGCGCCGACGTCGTCGTCACCGATCTCGCCGACCTGCTGGAGCGTCCGTGA
- a CDS encoding ATP-dependent DNA ligase translates to MVGGAAPGEPGPALPDLVPPMLPAAGELADASGNGRWAVEFGWEGHRCVAYVLPGRVRLLSSTARSITRSFPELAVLGEQAPARGMVLDGTVVALDAAGRPSRGSLLRRTATVAPDAALRAEVPVGYVVTDLLWCDGRRVLELPYRRRRAELEALGLAGPKILVPPSFGLDEAELVVRTAEQYGLDGLHLKRLDVPYQPGRRSRNWLRVPLRRRRQVLVAGWVPAGAGAGRERIAAVLLALPGPDGPEYVGRVGLGAADADARTLVTAPAGPPPRDVPDGVLAGARWIRPGLVAAVEHRGRTAAGRLTLPAWRGLVARGEQDRELTAPPPGARGRESAAVPARPATAPPAGSATDRTVRIRVRDAVPPQAPPSPSAQPVPHQEGPWHGPLSRRLEQHFVYNTLNTIASLVRTDPPRARELLLGFADLSRAADRAEEPTIRLDEELAAVRAYLQIERTRFGARLTAEVDDPRGSGIDPASAVPPLAVLAAVRRAVQEEIEPVPGGGGVRVRLVTGGCRVEVALEQSGESRNDDPFVLFHLPLGAPAD, encoded by the coding sequence GTGGTCGGGGGCGCGGCACCGGGGGAACCCGGCCCCGCGCTGCCCGATCTCGTCCCGCCGATGCTGCCCGCCGCGGGGGAGCTCGCCGACGCGAGCGGCAACGGGCGGTGGGCGGTGGAGTTCGGCTGGGAGGGACACCGCTGCGTCGCCTACGTGCTCCCCGGCCGGGTCCGGCTGCTGTCCTCGACCGCACGGAGCATCACCCGCAGCTTCCCGGAGCTGGCGGTGCTCGGCGAGCAGGCACCGGCCCGCGGGATGGTGCTCGACGGCACCGTGGTCGCGCTCGACGCGGCCGGGCGCCCGTCGCGGGGGTCGCTGCTGCGCCGCACCGCGACCGTCGCGCCGGACGCGGCGTTGCGGGCCGAGGTCCCGGTCGGCTACGTCGTGACCGACCTGCTGTGGTGCGACGGCCGCCGGGTGCTGGAGCTGCCCTACCGGCGGCGCCGGGCGGAGCTGGAGGCGCTCGGCCTCGCCGGGCCGAAGATCCTGGTGCCGCCCTCGTTCGGGCTGGACGAGGCCGAGCTGGTCGTCCGCACCGCCGAGCAGTACGGCCTCGACGGTCTGCACCTCAAGCGCCTGGACGTGCCCTACCAGCCGGGGCGGCGGTCCCGGAACTGGCTGCGGGTGCCGCTGCGGCGCCGCCGTCAGGTGCTCGTCGCCGGGTGGGTCCCGGCGGGCGCGGGCGCCGGCCGGGAGCGGATCGCGGCCGTGCTCCTGGCGCTGCCGGGGCCGGACGGGCCGGAGTACGTCGGCCGGGTCGGTCTCGGCGCGGCCGACGCCGACGCCCGCACCCTCGTCACCGCTCCGGCCGGGCCACCGCCGCGCGACGTCCCGGACGGCGTCCTGGCCGGCGCCCGCTGGATCCGGCCCGGTCTCGTCGCCGCGGTCGAGCACCGCGGGCGCACCGCCGCCGGGCGGTTGACCCTCCCGGCCTGGCGGGGCCTGGTCGCGCGCGGCGAGCAGGACCGCGAGCTGACCGCACCGCCCCCCGGTGCGCGGGGCCGGGAGAGCGCCGCGGTGCCGGCCCGGCCGGCCACCGCACCGCCGGCCGGGTCCGCCACCGACCGCACGGTCCGGATCCGGGTCCGGGACGCGGTGCCGCCGCAGGCTCCGCCGTCGCCGTCGGCGCAGCCGGTTCCGCACCAGGAGGGGCCGTGGCACGGGCCGCTGTCGCGGCGGCTCGAACAGCACTTCGTCTACAACACGCTGAACACGATCGCCTCCCTGGTCCGGACGGACCCGCCGCGGGCCAGGGAGCTGCTGCTCGGGTTCGCCGACCTGTCCCGGGCCGCCGACCGGGCCGAGGAGCCGACGATCCGGCTCGACGAGGAGCTGGCCGCGGTCCGCGCGTACCTGCAGATCGAGCGGACCCGGTTCGGGGCCCGGCTGACCGCCGAGGTCGACGACCCGCGCGGGAGCGGGATCGATCCGGCGTCGGCGGTCCCGCCGCTCGCGGTGCTGGCCGCGGTCCGCCGGGCGGTGCAGGAGGAGATCGAGCCCGTGCCCGGCGGGGGTGGGGTGCGCGTGCGCCTCGTCACGGGCGGGTGCCGGGTCGAGGTGGCCCTCGAACAGTCGGGAGAATCCCGAAACGACGACCCGTTCGTCCTGTTCCACCTGCCGCTGGGCGCCCCGGCGGACTGA
- a CDS encoding DEAD/DEAH box helicase, with product MTLTERLRTATGTDGSPDPAELVDTFADWAFDERGLSLYPAQEEALLELVTGANVILSTPTGSGKSLVAIGAHAAALARGERTFYTAPIKALVSEKFFALCEVFGADDVGMLTGDAAVNEKAPIICCTAEILANLALRTGSGADVGSVVMDEFHFYADPSRGWAWQVPIVELPQAQFLLMSATLGDTSFFAEDLTRRTGRETAEITSVDRPVPLHFRYVVEPLHETITELLATKEAPVYVVHFTQQAAVERAQALMSVNVTSKEDKAAIAETIGGFRFTSGFGRTLSRLVRHGIGVHHAGMLPRYRRLVETLAQAGLLRVICGTDTLGVGINVPIRTVLFTALSKYDGRRVRPLKAREFHQIAGRAGRAGYDTVGTVVAQAPEHDIENAKALAKAGDDPKKRRKVSRKQPPEGFVGWSQASFEKLQQARPEALTSHFEVTHALLLNVISRGGDTYAAMRHLLTDNHEPRTRQRRHMLRAIAIYRALRTSGVVEEYDEPGASRRRVRIVDELQLDFALNQPLSPFALAVLELLDQEAPDYALDVLSVIESTLDDPRQILAAQQNKARGEAVAAMKAEGLEYEERMARLDEVTHPKPLEEMLQAALETYRRGAPWISDATLSPKSVVRDMSERAMTFTEYVSHYQLARSEGLVLRYLADAYRALRQTVPEHARTDELGDLIEWLGELVRQTDSSLLDEWEKLAAGADVGTEGAVTPPGAQISVSPTGVTGNPRAFRVMVRNALFRRVELAALGRYAELGDLDADAGWTADRWREALEPYYDRHDRIGFGPDARGPELFDLTEESDRWLVRQVLDDPAGDRDWAITAEIDLGASDQAGTAIVWVTAVTDGS from the coding sequence ATGACGTTGACCGAACGACTCCGCACCGCCACCGGCACCGACGGGTCACCCGATCCCGCCGAGCTGGTCGACACCTTCGCCGACTGGGCCTTCGACGAGCGGGGGCTGTCGCTGTACCCGGCGCAGGAGGAGGCGCTGCTGGAGCTGGTCACCGGGGCGAACGTCATCCTGTCCACCCCGACCGGGTCCGGGAAGTCGCTGGTGGCCATCGGGGCACACGCCGCGGCGCTGGCCCGCGGCGAGCGCACGTTCTACACCGCGCCGATCAAGGCCCTGGTCAGCGAGAAGTTCTTCGCGCTGTGCGAGGTCTTCGGTGCCGACGACGTCGGGATGCTGACCGGCGACGCCGCGGTGAACGAGAAGGCGCCGATCATCTGCTGCACCGCGGAGATCCTGGCGAACCTCGCGCTGCGCACCGGGTCGGGCGCCGACGTGGGCTCGGTCGTGATGGACGAGTTCCACTTCTACGCCGACCCGTCCCGCGGCTGGGCCTGGCAGGTCCCGATCGTCGAGCTCCCGCAGGCCCAGTTCCTGCTGATGAGCGCCACCCTGGGCGACACGTCGTTCTTCGCCGAGGACCTGACCCGGCGCACCGGGCGGGAGACCGCGGAGATCACCTCGGTGGACCGGCCCGTCCCGCTGCACTTCCGCTACGTCGTCGAACCGCTGCACGAGACGATCACCGAGCTGCTGGCGACGAAGGAGGCGCCGGTCTACGTCGTCCACTTCACCCAGCAGGCCGCCGTCGAGCGGGCGCAGGCGCTGATGAGCGTGAACGTGACCTCGAAGGAGGACAAGGCGGCGATCGCCGAGACGATCGGCGGGTTCCGCTTCACCTCCGGCTTCGGGCGGACGCTGTCGCGGTTGGTCCGGCACGGCATCGGGGTGCACCACGCCGGGATGCTGCCGCGCTACCGGCGGCTGGTGGAGACCCTGGCCCAGGCCGGGCTGCTCCGGGTCATCTGCGGCACCGACACCCTCGGAGTCGGGATCAACGTCCCGATCCGCACGGTGCTGTTCACCGCCCTGTCGAAGTACGACGGCCGTCGCGTCCGGCCGCTGAAGGCACGCGAGTTCCACCAGATCGCCGGGCGGGCCGGCCGCGCCGGCTACGACACGGTCGGGACCGTCGTCGCCCAGGCCCCCGAGCACGACATCGAGAACGCCAAGGCGCTGGCCAAGGCGGGCGACGACCCGAAGAAGCGCCGCAAGGTCTCGCGCAAGCAGCCGCCGGAGGGCTTCGTCGGCTGGTCCCAGGCGTCGTTCGAGAAGCTGCAGCAGGCCCGCCCGGAGGCTCTGACCAGTCACTTCGAGGTGACCCACGCGCTGCTGCTGAACGTCATCAGCCGCGGCGGCGACACCTACGCCGCGATGCGGCACCTGCTCACCGACAACCACGAACCGCGCACCCGCCAGCGCAGGCACATGCTGCGGGCGATCGCCATCTACCGGGCCCTGCGGACCTCCGGGGTCGTCGAGGAGTACGACGAGCCCGGCGCCAGCCGGCGCCGGGTGCGCATCGTCGACGAGCTGCAGCTGGACTTCGCCCTCAACCAGCCGCTGTCGCCGTTCGCACTGGCCGTGCTGGAGCTGCTCGACCAGGAGGCCCCCGACTACGCGCTCGACGTGCTCTCGGTGATCGAGTCGACGCTGGACGACCCACGGCAGATCCTGGCCGCCCAGCAGAACAAGGCCCGCGGCGAGGCGGTGGCCGCGATGAAGGCCGAGGGGCTGGAGTACGAGGAGCGGATGGCCCGCCTCGACGAGGTCACCCACCCCAAGCCGCTGGAGGAGATGCTGCAGGCGGCGCTGGAGACCTACCGCCGGGGCGCGCCGTGGATCAGCGACGCGACGCTGTCGCCGAAGTCCGTGGTCCGGGACATGAGCGAGCGCGCCATGACCTTCACCGAGTACGTCTCGCACTACCAGCTCGCCCGGTCCGAGGGGCTGGTCCTGCGCTACCTCGCCGACGCCTACCGCGCGCTGCGCCAGACGGTGCCCGAGCACGCGCGCACCGACGAGCTCGGCGACCTGATCGAATGGCTGGGTGAGCTGGTCCGCCAGACCGACTCCTCGCTGCTCGACGAGTGGGAGAAGCTCGCCGCCGGCGCCGACGTCGGGACCGAGGGTGCGGTCACCCCGCCCGGGGCGCAGATCTCCGTCTCCCCCACCGGCGTCACCGGCAATCCGCGGGCGTTCCGGGTCATGGTCCGCAACGCGCTGTTCCGCCGGGTCGAGCTGGCGGCGCTGGGCCGCTACGCCGAGCTGGGCGATCTCGACGCCGACGCCGGCTGGACCGCCGATCGGTGGCGGGAGGCGCTGGAGCCCTACTACGACCGGCACGACCGCATCGGCTTCGGCCCGGACGCCCGCGGCCCCGAGCTGTTCGACCTCACCGAGGAGTCCGACCGCTGGCTGGTCCGCCAGGTTCTCGACGACCCCGCGGGCGATCGGGACTGGGCGATCACCGCGGAGATCGATCTCGGCGCCTCGGACCAGGCCGGGACCGCCATCGTCTGGGTGACGGCGGTGACGGACGGATCCTGA
- a CDS encoding putative bifunctional diguanylate cyclase/phosphodiesterase, which translates to MQQADVAAARVDHGRALVAHGLPTDAALAGPWSAQLARRSVSGAAELRPLTDRLAAWIRESALADRFDPTVPAAVGRELIRARLTDPACLETSLQLVGAHLEPAADTAARVRRMVAVQAAFARGYTEATRNQALVEHEQVARAALDARVTAERARRESESRFTAMFESAAVGIVIFDPSGWSIEANQAAATMLGYSRTTLAGMAVHDFVSREEAPEIWAERPRLLDGSLDRLRIMRPLRRTDGAEIWVDAVVTALREPGGAARLLVAVLSDVTESRELQDRLEYQALHDPLTELPNRSLFFGRLSESIERDADDGARPGVCYLDLDGFKVVNDTLGHQAGDQLLAVLAHRLQAALEPHLVARTGGDEFVVLVERSADRAELEEIAGRALGTVRRPVRIDGRDIVISASVGVVRHDGELGPDELMRAADTTLYSAKRAGRGRYVLYDRERYRSDVRRFELSSQMPEALRRDDFRVVYQPLVRLSDEQTVGVEALVRWQRPDGELLGPDRFIPLAEETGLVVPLGRRVLDEACRQGRLWADANPEQPLLISVNVAARQIAESDLVADVTATLERHGWEPGRLQIELTESDLMGSPGRPLATLRELDRMGVRIAIDDFGTGYSNLAYLRHLPVHVLKLAGHFVAGPAERDDVILRTLISLASALDMEVTAEAVETRDQAARLREYGCANAQGWYYAPAVAPERIPDLVRDPFLRDL; encoded by the coding sequence ATGCAGCAGGCCGACGTCGCCGCTGCACGCGTCGATCACGGGCGCGCCCTCGTCGCGCACGGGCTCCCCACGGACGCCGCGCTGGCCGGTCCGTGGTCGGCCCAGCTGGCCCGGCGCTCGGTCTCCGGCGCCGCGGAGCTGCGTCCGCTGACCGACCGGCTCGCCGCCTGGATCCGGGAGTCCGCGCTCGCCGACCGGTTCGACCCCACGGTCCCCGCGGCGGTCGGGCGGGAGCTGATCCGGGCCCGGCTGACCGATCCGGCCTGCCTCGAGACGAGCCTGCAGCTCGTCGGCGCCCATCTCGAACCGGCCGCGGACACCGCCGCCCGGGTCCGGCGGATGGTCGCCGTGCAGGCGGCGTTCGCGCGCGGCTACACCGAGGCGACGCGGAACCAGGCGCTGGTCGAGCACGAGCAGGTGGCCCGGGCCGCGCTGGACGCCAGGGTGACCGCCGAGCGGGCCCGGCGGGAGTCGGAGTCCCGGTTCACCGCGATGTTCGAGTCCGCGGCCGTGGGCATCGTCATCTTCGACCCGTCGGGATGGTCGATCGAGGCGAACCAGGCCGCGGCCACCATGCTGGGCTACAGCCGCACCACCCTCGCCGGGATGGCCGTGCACGACTTCGTCTCCCGGGAGGAGGCGCCCGAGATCTGGGCGGAGCGCCCGCGGCTGCTGGACGGTTCACTGGACCGGCTGCGCATCATGCGCCCGCTGCGCCGTACGGACGGCGCCGAGATCTGGGTCGACGCCGTCGTCACGGCCCTGCGCGAGCCGGGCGGGGCCGCCCGGCTGCTGGTCGCGGTGCTCAGTGACGTCACCGAGTCGCGCGAGCTGCAGGACCGCCTGGAGTACCAGGCCCTGCACGACCCGCTGACCGAGCTGCCGAACCGGTCGCTGTTCTTCGGCCGGCTGTCGGAGTCGATCGAGCGCGACGCCGACGACGGTGCCCGCCCCGGCGTCTGCTACCTCGACCTCGACGGGTTCAAGGTCGTCAACGACACCCTCGGGCACCAGGCCGGTGACCAGCTGCTCGCGGTGCTCGCGCACCGGCTGCAGGCCGCGCTCGAACCGCACCTGGTCGCCCGTACCGGTGGCGACGAGTTCGTCGTGCTGGTCGAACGGAGCGCCGACCGGGCCGAGCTGGAGGAGATCGCCGGCCGGGCACTGGGGACGGTGCGCCGCCCGGTGCGGATCGACGGCCGCGACATCGTGATCTCGGCCAGCGTGGGCGTGGTGCGGCACGACGGCGAGCTCGGCCCGGACGAGCTGATGCGCGCCGCCGACACGACGCTCTACTCCGCCAAGCGCGCGGGCCGGGGCCGCTACGTGCTCTACGACCGCGAGCGGTACCGCTCCGACGTCCGGCGCTTCGAGCTGTCCTCGCAGATGCCCGAAGCGTTGCGACGCGACGACTTCCGGGTGGTCTACCAGCCGCTGGTGCGGTTGTCCGACGAGCAGACGGTCGGGGTCGAGGCCTTGGTGCGGTGGCAGCGCCCGGACGGCGAGCTGCTCGGCCCGGACCGGTTCATCCCGCTCGCCGAGGAGACCGGGCTGGTGGTGCCGCTCGGCAGACGGGTACTCGACGAGGCCTGCCGGCAGGGACGGCTGTGGGCCGACGCGAACCCGGAACAGCCGTTGCTGATCAGCGTGAACGTCGCCGCGCGGCAGATCGCCGAGTCCGATCTGGTCGCCGACGTCACCGCCACCCTGGAGCGGCACGGCTGGGAGCCGGGCCGGCTGCAGATCGAGCTGACCGAGTCCGATCTCATGGGTTCGCCGGGCCGGCCGCTGGCCACGCTGCGCGAGCTGGACCGGATGGGTGTCCGGATCGCGATCGACGACTTCGGCACCGGGTACTCGAACCTCGCCTACCTGCGGCACCTGCCGGTGCACGTGCTCAAGCTCGCCGGGCACTTCGTCGCCGGCCCGGCCGAGCGCGACGACGTGATCCTGCGGACCCTGATCTCGCTGGCCTCGGCGCTGGACATGGAGGTCACCGCGGAGGCGGTGGAGACCAGGGACCAGGCGGCCCGGCTGCGCGAGTACGGCTGCGCGAACGCCCAGGGCTGGTACTACGCCCCGGCGGTCGCCCCGGAACGGATCCCGGACCTCGTGCGGGACCCGTTCCTGCGCGACCTCTGA
- a CDS encoding LLM class F420-dependent oxidoreductase codes for MTDSRPVRIGLQLQPQHADYDDIRRTVAAVEEAGADIVFNWDHFFPLYGEPDGRHFECWTMLGAWAEATSRVEIGALVTCNSYRNPELLADMARTVDHISGGRLILGIGAGWFERDYDEYGYEFGTAGGRLRDLAQALPRIRDRWTKLNPAPTRDIPVLIGGGGERKTLRYTAEHATIWHGFGDAETVAHKCGVLDAHCRDIGRDPAEIERSTAVRGAPGEAGPELYDAGVRLFTVAQDGDGGYDLGLLRDWIAWRDERNAG; via the coding sequence ATGACCGACTCGCGTCCCGTCCGGATCGGGCTCCAGCTGCAGCCCCAGCACGCCGACTACGACGACATCCGGCGCACCGTCGCCGCCGTCGAGGAGGCGGGCGCCGACATCGTCTTCAACTGGGACCACTTCTTCCCGCTCTACGGCGAGCCCGACGGCAGGCACTTCGAGTGCTGGACGATGCTGGGGGCCTGGGCCGAGGCCACCTCCCGGGTGGAGATCGGCGCGCTGGTGACCTGCAACAGCTACCGCAACCCGGAGCTGCTCGCCGACATGGCCCGCACCGTCGACCACATCTCCGGTGGCCGGCTGATCCTCGGGATCGGCGCCGGCTGGTTCGAGCGCGACTACGACGAGTACGGCTACGAGTTCGGCACCGCCGGCGGCCGGCTGCGGGACCTGGCCCAGGCACTGCCGCGGATCCGGGACCGCTGGACGAAGCTGAACCCGGCACCGACCCGGGACATCCCGGTGCTGATCGGGGGCGGCGGCGAGCGCAAGACCCTGCGCTACACCGCGGAGCACGCCACCATCTGGCACGGGTTCGGCGACGCCGAGACCGTGGCCCACAAGTGCGGCGTGCTCGACGCGCACTGCCGCGACATCGGGCGCGACCCGGCCGAGATCGAACGGTCCACCGCGGTCCGGGGCGCGCCCGGGGAGGCCGGTCCCGAGCTGTACGACGCGGGCGTCCGCCTGTTCACCGTCGCGCAGGACGGCGACGGCGGGTACGACCTCGGCCTGCTGCGGGACTGGATCGCCTGGCGCGACGAGCGCAACGCCGGCTGA
- a CDS encoding DUF742 domain-containing protein, which produces MARSEIGRTGARFGAPQQAPDPDDHRGPGPDDPPDVPAAHEPDPAAPEEDLVGVTGARFGGHSARRRRRSRRARAADAPAGRTPGEVPAPPEDTAVPAGPVTTGGAPPDRWTGPPAAETDDPGPVGRTVTARPYVLTGGRTRVRRELRIETLVSVRPGPGPARPESRERAAVLALCARARSVSEVAALAGVPLGVARVLIDDLAAEGRLTVHGVSSAEDGPSLELMDRVLAGLRRI; this is translated from the coding sequence ATGGCACGGTCGGAGATCGGGCGGACGGGTGCCCGGTTCGGTGCCCCGCAGCAGGCTCCCGATCCGGACGACCACCGTGGCCCCGGGCCCGACGATCCGCCGGACGTCCCCGCCGCGCACGAACCGGATCCGGCCGCACCGGAGGAGGACCTCGTCGGCGTGACCGGGGCCCGGTTCGGCGGGCACTCCGCGCGCCGCCGTCGCCGGTCGCGCCGCGCCCGCGCCGCCGACGCCCCGGCCGGCCGCACCCCGGGCGAGGTCCCGGCCCCGCCGGAGGACACCGCGGTCCCGGCCGGACCGGTGACGACCGGCGGTGCGCCGCCCGACCGGTGGACCGGCCCACCGGCTGCGGAGACCGACGATCCGGGCCCGGTGGGGCGCACGGTCACCGCGCGCCCGTACGTGCTCACCGGAGGCCGGACCCGGGTCCGGCGCGAGCTGCGGATCGAGACGCTGGTCTCGGTGCGCCCCGGGCCCGGCCCGGCCCGTCCGGAGAGCCGGGAGCGGGCTGCTGTGCTGGCCCTGTGCGCCCGGGCGCGCTCCGTGTCGGAGGTGGCGGCACTGGCCGGGGTGCCCCTCGGTGTCGCCCGCGTCCTGATCGACGACCTCGCGGCCGAGGGCCGGCTCACGGTGCACGGCGTCTCCTCCGCCGAGGACGGGCCGAGCCTGGAGCTGATGGACCGGGTGCTCGCCGGGCTGCGGCGGATCTGA
- a CDS encoding NAD(P)-dependent oxidoreductase, whose amino-acid sequence MTPSGPPLPPPRPVIGILHPGVMGAALGTALRATAGAVIWADAGRTHATAKRAEIADLVAVPDVGALARRADVVVSVCPPDAALAVAREVAAGLADRVGGPPLYVEANTVAPGTVREIAALLGPWTVCDAAIIGPPSRTAGTTEILLAGPGAAAVAGLFAGSVFGTSVLGTGPDDVGRASARATGPTSHGRHAGDTAR is encoded by the coding sequence ATGACACCGTCCGGTCCGCCGCTGCCGCCGCCCCGCCCGGTGATCGGGATCCTGCATCCCGGGGTGATGGGCGCCGCGCTCGGCACCGCGTTGCGCGCGACGGCCGGGGCGGTGATCTGGGCCGACGCGGGCCGCACCCATGCCACCGCGAAACGCGCCGAGATCGCCGATCTCGTGGCCGTCCCGGACGTCGGCGCGCTGGCCCGCCGCGCCGACGTCGTCGTGTCGGTCTGCCCGCCGGACGCGGCGCTCGCCGTGGCCCGGGAGGTGGCCGCCGGCCTGGCCGACCGGGTCGGGGGGCCGCCGCTCTACGTGGAGGCCAACACGGTCGCACCCGGGACCGTGCGGGAGATCGCGGCCCTGCTCGGCCCGTGGACGGTGTGCGACGCCGCGATCATCGGTCCACCCTCCCGCACCGCCGGGACGACCGAGATCCTCCTCGCGGGCCCCGGCGCGGCCGCCGTCGCCGGCCTGTTCGCCGGATCGGTGTTCGGGACCAGCGTGCTCGGGACCGGCCCGGACGACGTCGGCCGGGCGAGCGCCCGCGCCACCGGGCCCACGTCACACGGCCGTCACGCGGGCGACACCGCTCGGTAG
- a CDS encoding VanZ family protein has product MTERIIPAVLAVGIGAAIVLAVLVPIVALSYRRRGGFGTRDLLVVAAIPVYGLALLSYTLLPLPGVDDVASFCAGRSLEDVLQPRPFQFVADILRLSARQEVTGPRAWVANSAVQQVVLNVALFAPLGWLLRGPFRRSLGTVVAAGLGVSLLIEVTQLTGNWFLFPCAYRLADVDDLIANTAGALLGGLLAALVRPRRDGAVVDPDRPAPVTVSRRLLGVLCDVLAVWSAGILLGAVLLGVAAAGGMSPLPEWFDGANQTLGFWVPLLAFLAIPMIGDGGTVGQRAVRLRPATPDGGVPPRGRRLLRALLGTGALLLLSGPSGALGLLGTLWGLVSLVALVRTRAHTGLAGRITGLTMVDAREHDREPVRVP; this is encoded by the coding sequence GTGACCGAACGGATCATCCCCGCCGTGCTGGCCGTCGGCATCGGGGCGGCGATCGTGCTGGCCGTGCTCGTGCCGATCGTCGCCCTGTCCTACCGCAGGCGCGGCGGCTTCGGGACGCGCGACCTGCTCGTCGTCGCGGCGATCCCGGTCTACGGGCTCGCCCTGCTGAGCTACACGCTGCTGCCGCTGCCCGGTGTCGACGACGTCGCCTCGTTCTGCGCCGGACGCTCGCTCGAGGACGTCCTGCAGCCGCGTCCGTTCCAGTTCGTCGCGGACATCCTCCGGCTGTCCGCCCGGCAGGAGGTCACCGGCCCGCGGGCCTGGGTGGCGAACTCCGCGGTCCAGCAGGTCGTGCTCAACGTCGCGCTGTTCGCCCCGCTGGGCTGGCTGCTGCGCGGGCCGTTCCGGCGCTCGCTCGGCACCGTGGTCGCCGCCGGCCTGGGGGTGTCGCTGCTCATCGAGGTCACCCAGCTCACCGGGAACTGGTTCCTGTTCCCGTGTGCCTACCGCCTCGCCGACGTCGACGACCTGATCGCGAACACGGCCGGGGCGCTGCTCGGCGGGCTGCTCGCCGCGCTGGTGCGGCCCCGGCGCGACGGCGCGGTCGTCGATCCCGACCGCCCGGCGCCGGTGACCGTGTCCCGTCGCCTGCTCGGCGTGCTGTGCGACGTGCTCGCCGTCTGGTCGGCCGGGATCCTGCTCGGCGCCGTCCTGCTGGGGGTGGCCGCGGCCGGTGGCATGAGCCCGCTGCCGGAGTGGTTCGACGGCGCGAACCAGACGCTCGGGTTCTGGGTGCCGCTGCTGGCGTTCCTCGCGATCCCGATGATCGGCGACGGCGGAACGGTCGGACAGCGCGCGGTCCGCTTGCGGCCCGCCACCCCCGACGGCGGCGTGCCGCCCCGCGGCCGGCGGCTGCTGCGGGCGCTGCTCGGCACCGGGGCGTTGCTGCTGCTGTCCGGCCCGTCCGGTGCGCTGGGACTGCTCGGCACGCTGTGGGGGCTCGTCAGCCTGGTCGCGCTCGTCCGCACCCGGGCGCACACCGGCCTGGCCGGGCGGATCACCGGCCTGACGATGGTCGACGCCCGCGAGCACGACCGGGAGCCGGTGCGAGTCCCCTGA